The Candidatus Eisenbacteria bacterium nucleotide sequence CAGGACTCCTCCCGCCATCACCACGGCCAGGACGAGCACCACGGATCTCGTCATCAGAACTCCACCTGCAGACCCGCGAGCGCAGTCCATGCGGCCCGGGTGTCGCGGTCGCCGGAAGAGAGAATCTCTCCCTCCGGCGAGTACGAGACGGATCGCGCGCGATAGAGGTCCGCCGACCCCTCGCCGTAGAGGGAGGCGCGAGTCCCGAGCTTCATCTCGACTCCGCCTCCCAGCGTGACCGCTCCAACGGCGGTGTCGGTCGTATCGTCGAAGTTGAAGAGAACGCCACCAAGGCCCGCGAGAAGGTAGGGCCGGACCGTCCCAAGGAGGAGGCGTGCCTGCGTCAGCCCCTTCAGCGCGCTGACGCTCGCCTGTGCTCCGGTCGTCGTACGCGCGGGAGAGCTCTGCACGAAGTCCAGGAGCACCGAGAAGCGTTCGCTCGCTCCCATCCCGACGCGGAGCCCGAACGCGACATCGTCCTCCAGATCCAAGTCCTCCTCGAAGAGACGCACGCCGCCCTGAACGCCGATATGGAAGGGACGGGCGCTCTCCGCCGAGACCGGATCGGCGAGCCCAATGAGGAGTAGCACCAGGTAGGCGATGGGGACGCTGGTGGCGCGGAGATGTTGAATCACGTTTACCCTAACCTCACGTGCGAGGGATCGCGTGGGAAACTCGGGAAGTCGTGCTCGGAGGGGCACGCCATTATATCGCATCCTCGTTCTGTATCGTGAGATGCGTCCTGGAGCGGGCTTGCCGCAGCCAGGGACAGGCAGTATCATCCAGTGCTTGCATCCCGCCAATGCACTCGCAACAAACGTACTCACAACCTTTTGCGTGAACCCATGACACGACGAGAGAGAATCCGAAAGACGCTTCTGGGCGAGCCGACCGACCGGCCTCCCGTCTCCTGCTGGCGGCACTTCTACGACCGCGAGGGGAACGCGCAGGACCTCGCCGAGGCGATGCTGGACTTCCAGCGAACCTACGACTGGGACTTCCTCAAGGTGAACCCGCGCGCCTCGTACCACGTCGAAGATTGGGGTGTGAGGACGCGGCGGCCGGGCCGGGGGCCGCTCGACAAGCCGAAGGTGGTGGAGAGCCCGGTCAAGCGCCCGGCGGATTGGTCGCGCATCCGGCCGCTCGTCGCCACCCAGGGCGTGCTGGGGGAGATGCTCGATGCCGAAGAGCGGATCGCGGCGATCGTCCAGGGCGACACGGACTGGGTCATGACGGTCTTCAACCCGATCTCGATCGCCGCCGACCTCATCGACGAGGAGGAATTCGTCCGGCACCTTCGCGAGCACGGCGAGGCCGTGCACGACGCGCTCCGCGCGATCACCGAGACGTACATCGAATTCGTCCGCGCCACCATGGAGCGCGGCGCGTCGGGGATCTTCTTCGCGACCACGGACTGGGGGAACAGCACGCGCATCCACCGGGACATGATGGAGGAGTTCGGAAGGCCGTACGACCTCCAGGTTCTCGGCGCCGCCGCGGGCGCCCCGCTCAACATCGTTCACGTCTGCGGCCCGGGCGCGTACGTGAAGGAGCACCTCGACTACCCCGTCTCGGTGATCTCGTGGGATTCGCGCTCTCGCGGGAATCCCACGATGCAGCAGCTCCGGCTCCACACGGATCGGACGTTCCTCACGGGCCTCGATCACGAGGGGACCTTCGTGCGCGGGCCCGCGGAAGCCGTGCGGGAGGAGGCGCGATCCGCGATCCGGGACTCCGGGGGCACGCGATTCATCCTCGGACCGGGTTGCGCCGTGCCGGCGGCGGCGCCGATGGAGCACTTCCAGGTCACGCGGGACGCCGTGGAGGGAGCCGTCCGCTCGTGACACGGCACGGCCGTGCGGTCCGGCTCGCGCTCGCGGTCGGCGCGCTCCTGGTAGCGGGTTTCGTGCTCGTCGCGGGCGGTCACGCGCAGGAGAAGGCGGCCTCCGCCTCCGCGCGCCAGGTCGACATCCTCACCCTCGAGGGCGCGATCCAGCCCATCGCCGCCGAGGTCGTGGAGGAGGCGATCGAGCGCGCCGAGAAGGCGAAGCGCGAGGCCCTCGTGATCCGCCTCGACACTCCGGGCGGCCTCGACACCTCGATGCGCGACATCATCAAGAGCATCCTGATCGCCGAGGTGCCGGTCGTGGTCTACGTCGCTCCCTCGGGCAGCCGGGCGGCGAGCGCGGGCACCTTCATCGCGATGGCCGCGCACGTCGCCGCGATGGCTCCGGGCACCTCGATCGGTGCGGCGACCCCCGTCAACGTGGGCGGAGGCGACGTCTCCAAGGACATGGCGAGCAAGGTGAAGAACGACGCGGTGAGCTACATCCGCTCGCTCGCGAAGCAGCGCGGGCGGAACGCGGACTGGGCCGAGAAGGCCGTGCTCGAGGGGAGCTCGCTCGGGGCGGAGGACGCGGTGGAACAGAAGGTGGTCGACCTCCTGGTGAGCTCCCTGCCCGAGCTCCTCGAGAAGATCGACGGCCGCACCGTCACCGTTGCCGGGATCACGCGGACGCTCCGCACGAAGGACGCCGTCCAGATCGAGGTCGAGCCCTCGTGGCGCCAGAAGCTCCTCGGCCGGATCATCGATCCGAACGTCGCCTACATCCTCTTCATCCTCGGGTTCTACGGGCTCCTCTTCGAGCTCTCGAGCCCCGGCGCGATCCTGCCGGGCGTGGTCGGCGGGATCTGCCTCCTCCTCGCGTTCCTCGCGTTCCAGGCGCTCCCGGTGAATCTCACGGGACTCTTCCTCGTCGTCTTCGCGATGGTGCTCTTCGCGATCGAGGTGAAGGTGCAGAGCCACGGCATCCTCGCCATGGGAGGCGTGATCTCGCTCCTCCTCGGCTCGCTCATCCTCCTCGGCGGCGACACCGGGGCGGCGCGGATCTCGCTCTCGGTGATCGTCACCGTCACGGCGGCCACGGCCGCCTTCTTCCTCTTCGTCGTGAGCGCGGCGGTGCGCGCCCAGCGGCGGAAACCCGAGACCGGGGAGCAGGGACTCCTCGGCGAGCAGGGAACGGCCCTCACGGACCTGGGCCCGAAGGGCCAGGTGTTCGTCCATGGGGAGTACTGGGCCGCCGAAGCGGACGAGCCCATCACGCAGGGAACGCGGATCGTCGTGGACCGGGTGGAGGGATTGGTCCTCAGGGTCCGGAAGGCCTAAGGGGGGACGCTCGATGTTCTCGTACTCGGTGCTGACGCTCATCATCCTGGCCGTGCTCCTGCTCTCGAGCGCCATCAAGGTGCTCCGGGAGTACGAGCGCGGCGTCGTGTTCCGGCTGGGGCGCGCCATCGGCGCCAAGGGTCCGGGCCTGATCTTCCTCATCCCGATCGTGGACAAGATGGTGCGGGTGCCCCTCCGCACGGTCGCCATGGACGTGCCGCCCCAGGACGTCATCACGCGCGACAACGTCACCGTGAAGGTGAACGCGGTGAT carries:
- a CDS encoding uroporphyrinogen decarboxylase family protein is translated as MTRRERIRKTLLGEPTDRPPVSCWRHFYDREGNAQDLAEAMLDFQRTYDWDFLKVNPRASYHVEDWGVRTRRPGRGPLDKPKVVESPVKRPADWSRIRPLVATQGVLGEMLDAEERIAAIVQGDTDWVMTVFNPISIAADLIDEEEFVRHLREHGEAVHDALRAITETYIEFVRATMERGASGIFFATTDWGNSTRIHRDMMEEFGRPYDLQVLGAAAGAPLNIVHVCGPGAYVKEHLDYPVSVISWDSRSRGNPTMQQLRLHTDRTFLTGLDHEGTFVRGPAEAVREEARSAIRDSGGTRFILGPGCAVPAAAPMEHFQVTRDAVEGAVRS
- a CDS encoding nodulation protein NfeD: MTRHGRAVRLALAVGALLVAGFVLVAGGHAQEKAASASARQVDILTLEGAIQPIAAEVVEEAIERAEKAKREALVIRLDTPGGLDTSMRDIIKSILIAEVPVVVYVAPSGSRAASAGTFIAMAAHVAAMAPGTSIGAATPVNVGGGDVSKDMASKVKNDAVSYIRSLAKQRGRNADWAEKAVLEGSSLGAEDAVEQKVVDLLVSSLPELLEKIDGRTVTVAGITRTLRTKDAVQIEVEPSWRQKLLGRIIDPNVAYILFILGFYGLLFELSSPGAILPGVVGGICLLLAFLAFQALPVNLTGLFLVVFAMVLFAIEVKVQSHGILAMGGVISLLLGSLILLGGDTGAARISLSVIVTVTAATAAFFLFVVSAAVRAQRRKPETGEQGLLGEQGTALTDLGPKGQVFVHGEYWAAEADEPITQGTRIVVDRVEGLVLRVRKA